In the Solibacillus sp. FSL K6-1523 genome, one interval contains:
- the qoxB gene encoding cytochrome aa3 quinol oxidase subunit I has translation MKEFFAQFAIPHPSLLIYIAMASIVIGSIALVAVVTYFKLWGYLWREWITTVDHKKIGIMYLLVALLMLFRGGVDAVMLRMQLAVPDNTFLDAQHYNEVFTTHGVVMILFMAMPFITFFFNYLVPLQIGARDVAFPRLNAISFWLFFMGMGLFNISFVLGGSPDAGWTSYFPLASNEFSTSVGTNYYMIALQIAGLGTLITGINFITTIMKMRAPGMTLFKMPMFTWSALIANLIIVFAFPVLTVALAMGTLDRLFGTQFFTMDNGGMDMLWANLFWVWGHPEVYILILPAFGIFSEVISTFARRNLYGYTSMVWSMLIISVFSFAVWTHHFFTMGQGALTNSIFSITTMAIAVPTGVKIFNWLFTLYKGKIVITTPMLYALHFLPLFTIGGVTGVMLAMSAADYQYHNTMFLVAHFHNVIIPGVVYAMLAGLTFYWPKMFGFMLNEKIGKATVWTMSIGFVMSFMPMYVTGLDGQARRMYTFSESTGFSLLNMVSFIGAGIMTVSFLMLVWNIWYSFKNSSRDISSDPWDARGLEWATHTPVPVYNFAITPNLEKGSSEAFWDYKKNGVELFKGKIEDIHMPNNSGQPFVMSVFFFIGGFGLVFSMFGLAIFGLIGVLITMGVRSLEDDHGYHIHKHEVEATEKSYEKGGAK, from the coding sequence ATGAAAGAATTTTTTGCTCAGTTTGCGATTCCACATCCAAGCTTATTAATTTACATTGCGATGGCGTCAATCGTTATTGGTTCAATCGCATTAGTAGCAGTTGTCACATATTTTAAATTGTGGGGCTACTTATGGCGCGAGTGGATTACAACTGTAGACCATAAAAAAATCGGTATCATGTATTTACTCGTTGCGTTATTAATGTTATTCCGCGGCGGCGTAGATGCAGTTATGTTACGTATGCAACTTGCCGTTCCAGATAATACATTTTTAGATGCACAGCACTATAACGAAGTATTTACAACACATGGGGTAGTCATGATTTTATTCATGGCAATGCCATTTATTACATTCTTCTTTAACTATTTAGTACCATTACAAATCGGAGCACGCGACGTAGCGTTCCCACGATTAAATGCAATTTCTTTCTGGTTATTCTTCATGGGGATGGGATTATTCAACATCTCATTCGTACTTGGTGGATCTCCAGACGCTGGTTGGACTTCTTACTTCCCACTAGCAAGTAATGAATTTAGTACTTCTGTTGGTACAAACTACTATATGATCGCACTACAAATTGCGGGTCTTGGTACGTTAATTACAGGTATTAACTTCATCACAACAATTATGAAAATGCGTGCACCAGGTATGACATTATTCAAAATGCCAATGTTCACTTGGTCAGCACTTATTGCAAACTTAATTATCGTATTCGCATTCCCTGTTTTAACAGTGGCACTTGCAATGGGTACGTTAGACCGTTTATTCGGTACACAATTCTTTACAATGGATAATGGTGGTATGGACATGCTTTGGGCCAACCTATTCTGGGTTTGGGGACATCCTGAAGTATACATCTTGATTTTACCGGCATTCGGTATTTTCTCAGAAGTTATTTCAACATTTGCACGTCGTAACTTATATGGTTACACGTCAATGGTTTGGTCAATGCTTATTATTTCGGTATTCTCGTTCGCAGTTTGGACGCACCATTTCTTCACAATGGGTCAAGGTGCATTAACAAACTCAATCTTCTCAATTACAACGATGGCAATTGCTGTTCCAACGGGTGTAAAAATCTTTAACTGGTTATTTACACTGTATAAAGGGAAAATTGTTATTACGACGCCAATGTTATATGCGTTACACTTCTTACCACTATTTACAATTGGTGGGGTAACTGGGGTTATGCTTGCGATGTCAGCAGCTGACTACCAATATCACAACACAATGTTCTTAGTAGCTCACTTCCATAACGTAATCATCCCTGGTGTTGTTTACGCGATGTTAGCTGGTTTAACGTTCTACTGGCCGAAAATGTTTGGCTTCATGCTAAATGAAAAAATCGGTAAAGCAACAGTTTGGACAATGTCAATCGGTTTCGTCATGTCGTTCATGCCAATGTATGTCACTGGTTTAGACGGTCAAGCACGCCGTATGTACACATTCTCTGAATCAACAGGCTTTAGCTTATTAAATATGGTATCGTTCATCGGTGCTGGTATTATGACAGTATCATTCCTTATGCTTGTATGGAACATTTGGTATAGCTTTAAAAACTCTTCTCGTGATATTTCAAGTGACCCTTGGGATGCACGTGGACTTGAGTGGGCAACGCATACACCAGTTCCAGTTTACAACTTTGCAATTACTCCGAACCTAGAAAAAGGCTCATCAGAAGCATTCTGGGATTATAAGAAAAATGGTGTTGAATTATTCAAAGGTAAAATTGAAGACATTCATATGCCAAATAACTCGGGTCAACCGTTTGTTATGTCAGTATTCTTCTTCATTGGAGGATTTGGTTTAGTATTCAGTAT
- the qoxA gene encoding cytochrome aa3 quinol oxidase subunit II, which yields MKVNMKGTLLSFLGLGAVLLAGCNDKLAVLDPKGPQAQRQADDTILLLTVMSVVVLTVFAMLVFMLVKYRASKQSPDYEPPHIEGHWLVETIMIGIPVIIVTGLAFVSVKSNYIVENIPQGYENQEPLVIYASSSDWKWHFSYPEQDVETVNYLYIPADRPIEFRLYSFGPITSFWIPQLGGQKYAMSDMVTTLHLAADDPGEFWGRNANFSGRGTAENTFITTAMTQAEFDEWVDEVHATAKPLTEEKFDELLEPGHLGRSTYTGTHLEFSPAPEHHETSDEEQATK from the coding sequence ATGAAAGTAAATATGAAGGGAACATTACTCTCTTTCTTAGGACTAGGCGCTGTATTATTAGCTGGTTGTAATGATAAATTAGCTGTCCTTGATCCTAAAGGTCCACAAGCACAAAGACAAGCCGACGATACAATCTTATTACTTACGGTTATGTCTGTTGTAGTTTTAACTGTTTTTGCAATGTTGGTATTTATGTTAGTTAAATACCGCGCTTCAAAGCAAAGCCCTGATTACGAGCCACCACATATCGAAGGTCACTGGCTTGTAGAAACAATTATGATTGGTATTCCTGTAATTATCGTTACTGGCTTAGCATTTGTATCTGTTAAGAGTAACTATATTGTTGAGAACATTCCTCAAGGATATGAAAATCAGGAACCACTAGTAATTTATGCATCATCATCTGACTGGAAATGGCATTTCAGTTATCCAGAACAAGATGTTGAAACAGTCAACTATTTATACATTCCGGCTGATCGTCCAATCGAATTCCGTTTATATTCATTCGGACCGATTACAAGTTTCTGGATTCCACAACTAGGTGGTCAGAAATATGCGATGTCAGACATGGTTACAACATTACATTTAGCAGCGGATGATCCAGGCGAATTCTGGGGACGTAACGCTAACTTCAGTGGTCGCGGTACAGCTGAAAATACATTTATCACAACTGCGATGACACAAGCTGAATTCGATGAGTGGGTAGATGAAGTACATGCTACTGCAAAACCACTTACAGAAGAAAAGTTTGATGAGTTATTAGAACCAGGTCACCTTGGTCGCTCAACTTATACGGGTACACACTTAGAGTTCTCACCAGCTCCAGAACATCATGAAACATCAGATGAAGAGCAAGCTACTAAGTAA
- a CDS encoding TrmH family RNA methyltransferase: MKRIESTQNALVKHWKKLLTQRKEREKSGEYIVEGFHLVEEALKHKDQITQIIVRDGVDLPLLWDIDDVVLIEVNDAVAKEIAETENSQGVFAHCTQREISEDEKYDWRKVLLVDAVQDPGNIGTMIRTADAAGIDAVVLGKGCVDAFNPKTLRSAQGSHFHIPVVRGDLMEWIENLQQDGVRVYGTSLEEAVSYKNVEPSDAFALLLGNEGSGISPQLLAKTDQNVIIPILGGAESLNVAVAAGILLYAFVK, encoded by the coding sequence ATGAAACGAATTGAATCAACTCAAAATGCGCTTGTAAAGCATTGGAAAAAGTTATTAACGCAGCGTAAAGAACGTGAAAAGTCAGGCGAGTATATCGTAGAAGGTTTTCATTTAGTAGAAGAAGCATTAAAACATAAAGATCAAATTACGCAAATTATCGTTCGTGACGGTGTGGATTTACCGTTACTTTGGGATATTGATGATGTTGTGCTAATTGAAGTCAATGATGCCGTAGCAAAGGAAATTGCCGAAACAGAAAATTCACAAGGCGTTTTTGCTCATTGTACACAACGTGAAATATCAGAAGATGAAAAGTATGATTGGCGTAAAGTGCTGCTAGTCGATGCAGTACAAGATCCAGGCAATATTGGCACAATGATTCGAACGGCTGATGCAGCAGGAATCGATGCAGTCGTATTAGGCAAAGGTTGTGTAGATGCTTTCAATCCGAAAACACTGCGCTCTGCACAAGGTTCGCATTTCCACATCCCTGTTGTGCGCGGAGATTTAATGGAATGGATTGAAAACCTTCAGCAAGATGGTGTTCGCGTATACGGTACATCTCTTGAAGAAGCGGTTTCGTATAAAAATGTTGAGCCAAGTGACGCTTTTGCCTTACTGTTAGGTAATGAAGGTAGTGGGATTAGTCCACAATTGCTTGCTAAAACGGATCAAAATGTCATTATCCCTATTTTAGGCGGTGCAGAATCCTTAAATGTAGCAGTAGCAGCGGGAATATTATTGTATGCATTTGTTAAATAA
- the sspI gene encoding small acid-soluble spore protein SspI — translation MDFQIRQAITANVTNSQPNEFSDIVNDAISRGEEHLLPGLGVFLEKWWSAANENERNEFSQKLAAQFAS, via the coding sequence ATGGATTTTCAAATTCGACAAGCCATTACGGCAAACGTAACAAATTCACAGCCAAATGAATTTAGCGACATTGTAAACGATGCAATTTCACGCGGTGAGGAGCACCTACTACCAGGTCTCGGAGTCTTTTTAGAGAAATGGTGGAGTGCAGCAAATGAAAATGAACGAAATGAATTTTCTCAAAAGTTAGCCGCTCAGTTCGCATCGTAA
- a CDS encoding NAD(P)-dependent alcohol dehydrogenase has protein sequence MVKTIAAVVSGADTDYVLEELELAEMQADEVLVKMVASGMCMSDETIRRGNTAVAFPVVLGHEGAGIIEQVGSAVKNFKVGDQVVMSYAYCGHCESCQQGRPSVCDDWMKLNFSGVREDGSHTFYREDKTPIKNFYGHSSFTTHSLVHESNLTKVDADADLRLVGPLGCGFLTGSGTVVNGLKPTIGSSIAVFGTGAVGLAAMMAAKLEGCSTIIAIDIHDSRLELAKELGATHTINSKNEDPIAKVQEITNGRGVNYSVDTTGVSPVMKTALTVLGKGGTFAPIAVSRNSLEIIPTAEITMASKNMIGVVMGDGIPQLSIPQLVKFHKEGRFPFDKLVKYYDFEQINEAAQESVSGAVIKPILIMDKTYRQ, from the coding sequence ATGGTAAAAACAATAGCAGCAGTTGTAAGTGGAGCAGATACAGATTATGTGTTAGAAGAATTAGAGTTAGCTGAAATGCAAGCAGATGAAGTATTAGTGAAAATGGTTGCGTCGGGTATGTGCATGTCTGACGAAACAATCCGTAGAGGAAATACAGCTGTTGCTTTCCCAGTTGTGCTAGGACATGAAGGGGCAGGAATTATAGAGCAGGTAGGAAGTGCAGTAAAGAATTTTAAAGTAGGCGACCAAGTAGTTATGTCTTATGCCTATTGTGGTCATTGTGAAAGTTGCCAACAAGGACGCCCATCCGTTTGTGATGATTGGATGAAGCTGAATTTTTCAGGTGTACGTGAAGATGGTAGCCATACATTTTATCGCGAAGACAAAACACCGATTAAAAACTTTTATGGACACTCTTCATTCACAACGCATTCATTAGTGCATGAAAGCAATTTAACAAAGGTAGATGCGGATGCAGATTTACGTTTAGTTGGCCCACTTGGCTGTGGTTTCTTAACAGGTAGTGGCACAGTTGTAAACGGTTTAAAACCTACGATTGGTTCTTCAATTGCTGTATTTGGTACGGGAGCAGTTGGTTTAGCTGCTATGATGGCAGCTAAACTTGAAGGCTGTTCAACAATTATTGCAATCGATATTCATGATAGCCGTCTAGAGCTAGCAAAAGAGCTAGGTGCAACACATACAATTAATAGTAAGAACGAAGATCCAATTGCAAAAGTTCAAGAAATTACAAATGGCAGAGGGGTAAACTACTCTGTCGATACAACAGGTGTATCGCCTGTTATGAAAACAGCCTTAACTGTTTTAGGTAAAGGTGGTACATTCGCACCAATAGCTGTTTCACGAAATAGTCTAGAAATTATTCCAACAGCGGAAATCACGATGGCAAGTAAAAATATGATTGGTGTTGTAATGGGGGATGGTATCCCACAATTATCAATTCCACAGCTTGTGAAATTCCATAAAGAGGGACGCTTCCCATTCGATAAGTTAGTGAAATATTATGATTTTGAGCAAATTAACGAAGCAGCACAAGAATCTGTATCTGGTGCAGTTATTAAACCAATTTTAATTATGGATAAAACATATCGTCAATAA
- a CDS encoding LysR family transcriptional regulator, whose amino-acid sequence MNIEQMQYIVEIAKTKSLIAASQNLHISQSALSQSLTNLEMELGIKIFNRSRNGTVVTSVGQDIIQKAEEALLKVQEIKDLSSEYVGMLNEKLQIASIPVSFSLLVKTVARFNQDFPMTKISITQRNSQQVIQEVSEKQVDLGIIAIKESELESIKGLTVEPFYEGKMLLAVGKSSELATRKSISPKELLAHPIILYNETHFERTLQLFEEQFGKVNTSFTSDNALAIFTALYENIAATFFYDITIHTSPSLILDEIRTLEISDFEQEPILFCWVYAKNTESSFIVMKKFLNSFMNNFKVN is encoded by the coding sequence ATGAATATTGAGCAAATGCAATATATTGTAGAAATCGCTAAAACAAAATCATTAATTGCCGCATCTCAAAATTTACACATTAGTCAATCCGCGCTTAGTCAATCGCTTACAAATTTAGAAATGGAGCTCGGGATAAAAATTTTTAACCGTTCTCGAAATGGTACTGTCGTTACGTCTGTTGGTCAGGATATTATTCAAAAGGCAGAAGAGGCTTTACTAAAAGTACAAGAAATAAAAGACCTTTCCTCAGAATATGTAGGGATGTTAAATGAAAAGCTACAAATCGCTAGTATTCCCGTAAGCTTTTCATTACTCGTTAAAACAGTAGCACGTTTTAATCAAGATTTTCCTATGACGAAAATTTCAATTACGCAACGTAACTCGCAACAAGTCATACAAGAAGTTAGCGAAAAACAGGTTGACCTTGGCATAATTGCAATAAAAGAAAGTGAACTTGAATCAATTAAAGGCTTAACTGTTGAACCTTTTTATGAAGGGAAAATGCTGTTAGCAGTTGGAAAAAGTTCAGAACTTGCGACAAGGAAAAGTATTTCTCCCAAAGAATTATTAGCGCATCCGATTATTTTATATAATGAAACACATTTTGAGCGTACACTTCAGCTTTTTGAAGAGCAATTTGGCAAAGTAAATACGTCATTTACAAGTGACAATGCACTCGCTATTTTCACAGCTTTGTATGAAAATATTGCTGCCACATTCTTTTATGATATTACAATACATACTTCGCCTAGCCTTATACTGGATGAAATTAGAACTTTAGAAATTAGCGATTTTGAACAAGAACCCATTTTATTTTGTTGGGTGTATGCAAAAAATACCGAAAGTTCTTTTATTGTTATGAAAAAGTTTTTAAATAGCTTTATGAACAATTTCAAGGTCAATTAA
- a CDS encoding TetR/AcrR family transcriptional regulator produces MEKTMDPRTVRTRKLIVEAFNQLIISKSFEQITVKDITEQATINRATFYAHFVDKYALLEEVLSERIEQIFTENLQESPNRAFTEDMIVQMFLAIVCVHDQMFSQCRRGYTAFTQMIDDKVKDYLLVTIEKHLPEEQKLQAVLISWGLYGSYVAWDKQKNTDAKTFAKQVAGSLLMLT; encoded by the coding sequence ATGGAAAAAACGATGGATCCAAGAACGGTTCGTACACGGAAGTTGATTGTAGAAGCATTTAATCAACTCATTATTTCAAAAAGTTTTGAACAAATAACAGTAAAGGATATTACGGAGCAAGCAACGATTAATCGCGCCACATTTTATGCGCATTTTGTTGATAAATATGCATTATTGGAAGAAGTATTATCGGAGCGGATCGAACAAATTTTCACAGAGAATCTTCAAGAAAGCCCTAATCGCGCTTTCACGGAAGATATGATTGTACAAATGTTTTTAGCGATTGTATGTGTCCACGATCAAATGTTTTCGCAATGTCGAAGAGGCTATACAGCATTTACTCAAATGATTGATGACAAAGTGAAGGACTATTTGTTAGTAACAATTGAAAAACATTTACCAGAGGAACAAAAATTACAGGCTGTCCTCATTAGCTGGGGCTTATATGGAAGCTATGTAGCGTGGGATAAGCAAAAAAATACCGATGCCAAAACCTTTGCGAAACAAGTTGCGGGCTCTTTACTAATGCTTACGTAA